GTGAGAGTCATGTATGAGCTTTTTTTATTCGGATTTTACATTGCGATGTTTCTTGCAGGAATGTCGGTTTTGCGAATCGGCCTGTTCAATATGTCAGGCGCCGCACTAAAGACTTTCCTCTCAAAGGTAACGGATAAGCCATGGAAGGGGTTTATCGCAGGGACCATCTTCACTGGCATCCTTCAGAGCAGCTCGGCAGTCATGGTCATGACGGTCGGACTCGTCTCTGCAGGAAGTTTAACTTTCCCGCAAACAATCGGGATTATTCTTGGAACGAATATCGGCTCCACTCTCACAGCAGAGTTCATGAGCTTCACTTTGGATCGATGGATCATTCCCGGCGTCATATGCGGAGCCCTCCTATGCTTCATGCCCAAAGTCTTGCCGAGAAGCTTGGGAATGACACTCATCGGCATCTCAGCCATCTTTGCGGCGATGGGGGGGTTCAAAACACTTTCGACACCTATTGCCGCATACCCAGCCATCCAAACGCTCATCTCTTACATAGAAGGCCAAATGAGTTATGCCCTATTAGCCGGGATCGCATTAACGGCACTGATCCACTCCAGTTCTGTAACCATCGGGATTGCCATGAGTTTTTTGATGAATGGAGAATTATCCGTCTCTTCCGCCATCATCATCATGCTCGGCTCCAATATAGGCACATGCATCACCGGATACATGGCGAGCATCGGTTCCGGCAGACAAGCTGCCTTTACAGCATATGCCCATATTTGGCTTAATGTCCTCGGAGTTGCCGCTTTCCTGCCCTTTGTCGATCTACTGGAACGAACCGCTGCCTTTTTCACTGAAAATGAAGCGACACAACTCGCACACGCAAGCGTCATTTTCAATATTTTGACCTCGCTGGCTGTCCTGCCATTCGCACGGCAATTTTCCACCTACATCCTTTGGGTGCATCGGGCGAACATGAAAAAATGAAGTGCCGTCCTTCCTGACTCTGACTCAGTTTTGGACCGTTTTCTCACCAATTTGGCGCTTTCACTCGCGAGTTCAGCTGTTTTCTCGCCAATTTGGCGCCTTTACTCGCCAATTTCATGCTTTTACTCACGAGTTTAAGCTGTTTTCTCGCCAATTCGGCACTTTTACTCGCGAGTTTTAGCTGTTTACTCGCCAATTCGGCACCTTTACTCGCGAGTTTCAGCTGTTTACTCGCCAATTCGGCACCTTTACTCGCGAGTTTGGTATTTGTGCATTTTTCTTTAAAGTGGAGGCCTATATTCATTCCCATATATCCAATATACATAATTATGAAAGCTTGCTTGTTCCAAAAATAACGTATGAGAATTCAAATTTGAGACATTCTTCACCATTTGCCGTGAAGAGGCTTTTTCTTTGGCAAGCAGAATACAAGCGCGATGAGGTGCTGAGAAAAAAAGGGTAATAAAAAAAGGCGGAGAAAAATTATTCTCCGTCCTTTGAAAAATCAATAATCGGAATCAGCCGTTAAGCCTTTTACGATGGAGACGCCTGCACTGGCACCAATTCTTGTGGCTCCTGCTTCAATCACATTTTGAGCGTCAGCCGTGTTACGGACTCCTCCAGAGGCTTTGACACCGATGTTTGGTCCAACCGTTTTTCTCATCAATGCGATATCTTCGACAGTTGCTCCTCCAGTGGAGAAACCAGTTGATGTTTTCACGTAATCCGTACCCGCTTTTACAGCCAGTTCGCAAGCGCGGACTTTTTCTTCCTCAGTCAATAATGAGGTTTCGATGATCACTTTTGAAAGAGCTTTCCCAGTTGAAGCGGCCACTACAGCACGGATATCCCGCTCTACCAATTCATCATCCTTGTCCTTCAAGGCGCCGATGTTGATGACCATATCGACTTCGTGTGCACCATTGGAGATGGCATCCTTCGTTTCAAATGCTTTCGTTTCCGGTGTTGTTGCACCTAGAGGGAAACCGATGACCGTACATACTTTCACTTCTGAACCTTCCAATAGTTCGCTTGCATATTTCACCCATGTCGGATTCACGCAAACGGAAGCAAACTTGTACTCGCGCGCTTCTTCGCATAATACCTTTATTTGCTCTTTCGTTGCATCTGCTTTCAATAACGTGTGGTCTATTAAACCTGCTACATTTTGTGACATATATTTTCCTCCTCAAAACATATTATTACTAGTTGTACGTACCTCTCATGATATCACAATTTGTCCAATTTGACGATATATATAGTCTTTACCCGAATGATCAAAGAAAACACATAAAAAAAAGACAGCGTAATTCGCTGTCTTACATGTTTGCTGCTTGCTGCAACGGAAAATCTTTCACAACCGTCACGAACTGACCTTCACTATGAGGGTAGCCAGACTTTGTTATTTTCACTTTTACGATTTCACCGACCATTTCTTCTGTAGCCGGAAAGACGATTTTCATGTAATTATCGGAGTAGCCTTCATATAAGCCATTTTCCAGCTTCGTCTCAGGAATGACTTCAAGGACTTCCCCTTCGAAACGGGAAGCATACTCTTTTGCCAATTGATCGGACAAGGCGATAAGACGGTGGACGCGTTCGTTTTTGACCTCTTCATCCACTTGATCTTCCATTCGTGCTGCCGGAGTACCGGTACGCTTTGAATAAGGGAAAACATGAAGCTCGGAGAATTTATATTTTTCGATGAAGTCATACGTCTCCATGAACTCTTCTTCCGTTTCACCCGGGAAGCCAACGATGACATCCGACGTAACAGCTAGGCCAGGAAGTGCAATTTTCAATTTTTCGATGCGATCACCGAAGAAATCCATCGTATATTTACGTCTCATCCGTTTTAGGACTGTGTCGGATCCCGATTGTATCGGAATATGCAGATGACGCACCACTTTTTTCGAATTCGTCAGCACTTCGATGATTTCATCAGTGATTTGGCTGGCTTCAATCGATGAAATGCGTATGCGCTTCAACCCATCGACTTGTTCCAAGTCACGAAGAAGCATGGCTAAATTGTAGTCCTTCAAATCATCTCCGTATCCACCTGTGTGAATTCCGGTCAAAACTAGCTCTTTATACCCTGCCTCGACAAGTTGTTCTGCTTGGTGTACGACTTCCTTTGGATCACGGGAACGCATTAAGCCGCGTGCCCAAGGTATGATGCAGAAAGTGCAGAAATTATTGCATCCTTCCTGGATTTTCAGTGAAGCGCGGGTACGATCCGTAAAAGCAGGTACATCCAGTTCTTCGTAAACACGGTTTTTCATGATATTGCCCACTGCATTGATCGGTTCACGCTCTTCCTTGAACTGCTCGATGTAATCTAGAAGCTTAACCCTATCCTGTGTTCCGACGACAATATCCACGCCTGGTATGGCCATGATCTCCGCTGGCGATGTCTGGGCGTAGCAACCGGTTACCGCGATGACGGCATTCGGATTTTTGCGAATGGCACGCCGGATAACCTGGCGACTCTTCTTATCGCCCGTGTTGGTCACCGTGCATGTGTTGATGACGTATACATCCGAAGCATGTTCAAACTCAACACGATCATATCCTCCAGTTTTGAATAATTGCCAAATAGCCTCTGTTTCATAATGATTCACTTTACAGCCTAATGTATGGAAAGCGACCGTTGCCATTTTCATCACCTCAAAAGTTCTACATGATAAGAAACAGCGGAAAGTGCATATAAAGGTGCTGTTTCAGTTCTTAATATTCTTGGTCCAAGGCCGCAAGCTACAAAGCCGGCAGCGGACAGTTTTTCGATTTCCTTGTCTGTTAAGCCACCTTCAGGGCCAAATACGAATAAGATCGACTGTCCTGCGGTGATATTCTTCAAGACGGATGCAAGCACGGAAGTTTCCCCCCGTTTCGCTTCCTCTTCAAAAGCGATTAATTTATGATCGAAATTGGCAGCATGCCGGGCTAGCTGATCTGCCGTCATCGGCTCCTTGACTTCAGGGATGACCGTTCGATGAGATTGCTCAGCCGCCTCTTTTGATATCTTCTGGAGCCTCTCCAATTTCTTTTCCATCTTTTTGTGGTCCCATTTTACCACCGAACGAGCAGCAATAAAAGGGATAAATTCAGCGGCACCAAGTTCGGTCCCCTTCTGAACGATATATTCCAACTTATCCCCTTTAGGCAGACCGCTCGCTATCACCACCCTCACGGGAAGCTCCTTCTCTTCATTCTTCCATTCCATGAC
This genomic stretch from Peribacillus muralis harbors:
- a CDS encoding Na/Pi symporter — protein: MYELFLFGFYIAMFLAGMSVLRIGLFNMSGAALKTFLSKVTDKPWKGFIAGTIFTGILQSSSAVMVMTVGLVSAGSLTFPQTIGIILGTNIGSTLTAEFMSFTLDRWIIPGVICGALLCFMPKVLPRSLGMTLIGISAIFAAMGGFKTLSTPIAAYPAIQTLISYIEGQMSYALLAGIALTALIHSSSVTIGIAMSFLMNGELSVSSAIIIMLGSNIGTCITGYMASIGSGRQAAFTAYAHIWLNVLGVAAFLPFVDLLERTAAFFTENEATQLAHASVIFNILTSLAVLPFARQFSTYILWVHRANMKK
- the deoC gene encoding deoxyribose-phosphate aldolase, which gives rise to MSQNVAGLIDHTLLKADATKEQIKVLCEEAREYKFASVCVNPTWVKYASELLEGSEVKVCTVIGFPLGATTPETKAFETKDAISNGAHEVDMVINIGALKDKDDELVERDIRAVVAASTGKALSKVIIETSLLTEEEKVRACELAVKAGTDYVKTSTGFSTGGATVEDIALMRKTVGPNIGVKASGGVRNTADAQNVIEAGATRIGASAGVSIVKGLTADSDY
- the mtaB gene encoding tRNA (N(6)-L-threonylcarbamoyladenosine(37)-C(2))-methylthiotransferase MtaB, which codes for MATVAFHTLGCKVNHYETEAIWQLFKTGGYDRVEFEHASDVYVINTCTVTNTGDKKSRQVIRRAIRKNPNAVIAVTGCYAQTSPAEIMAIPGVDIVVGTQDRVKLLDYIEQFKEEREPINAVGNIMKNRVYEELDVPAFTDRTRASLKIQEGCNNFCTFCIIPWARGLMRSRDPKEVVHQAEQLVEAGYKELVLTGIHTGGYGDDLKDYNLAMLLRDLEQVDGLKRIRISSIEASQITDEIIEVLTNSKKVVRHLHIPIQSGSDTVLKRMRRKYTMDFFGDRIEKLKIALPGLAVTSDVIVGFPGETEEEFMETYDFIEKYKFSELHVFPYSKRTGTPAARMEDQVDEEVKNERVHRLIALSDQLAKEYASRFEGEVLEVIPETKLENGLYEGYSDNYMKIVFPATEEMVGEIVKVKITKSGYPHSEGQFVTVVKDFPLQQAANM
- a CDS encoding 16S rRNA (uracil(1498)-N(3))-methyltransferase encodes the protein MQRYFLNDEDIKGSTVTISGDDFHHIARVMRMAPGERIITVKANGMAAVTEISEMTDDAVIGTVMEWKNEEKELPVRVVIASGLPKGDKLEYIVQKGTELGAAEFIPFIAARSVVKWDHKKMEKKLERLQKISKEAAEQSHRTVIPEVKEPMTADQLARHAANFDHKLIAFEEEAKRGETSVLASVLKNITAGQSILFVFGPEGGLTDKEIEKLSAAGFVACGLGPRILRTETAPLYALSAVSYHVELLR